The genomic region CTATTTTCAATAGGTTACAAGAGCATATGTCAACTCGGGTCGTAAGCTCCAATAGGAATGTctgaacatacagtatgtcagaCCAGTGCTAAAGCTCCAATAGGATGAGCATATGTCGACCGAGACCTAAGGCACCAATCAGATGCTGGAACATATGTTAATGCCAGTGACATGCAACCAATTGAACATTTCGTAGGTAAAGTCAGTTGTTTTGTTAGCTTAACATGCTAATAAGATCATGCCTGGTTGTTTTGTCAGACTTCCCCCCCCCGTCAGGAACCTGGATGCCCACCTGTTAGAGCTCTTCCTCATGGTCTCGATGTCCAGCTTGCGGAAGAGGAAGCCCTCGTGGTGGGCTGTGTGGCTAGGAGGCTGGGGGACCGAAGGGCTCACGCCCTGAGCCACCCCTGGCTCCGGCGCCGAGCGCGACCGCCGGGTGGTGGCCTCTCCTGCAGATGGGTCCTTGGGCCGGGGTCTCCGCCGGGGCTTAGGACGATCCCTTGCTCGCGGCCGGTCTGGACGTCCGGAAGACTTCTCTGGCACGCCGTTCGGCACTTTAGAGACCTCCCCTCGTGcctgaggggagaagagagaaggcagAGCTTAGACTATAAATACAATATATAGTCGTTAAACACTCATTAACAGTATTTATGTATAGATAACTGTGGAATAAAGGCGGCATAGCTGGTGAACAGAAGACTCACcgttgctgcctctctctcttttagctgCTCCACTATATCAAACAAGGTCTGGCCACCTGACTTTTTCTCCCTGTAATCAGCCAAGACAAAAAGTGATACACCTTTCTGCAAACAGCACTTAATGACACTAAGGCGCAAAGTAGTACTCACGTAGAACGTCTGTCTGACTGCTCCTTGGCTGTGTCGTGTTCACTGgactcctgtctttctgtccggTGGCGGTCTTTCCTCCGGCCCTCGTGTCCGTGGCCCTCCTGCTCGCTGGACGTCTGCCTTTCCAGCTTCCTCTCTTTGCGCTCGGCCCGTTCCCGCCACACCTCCTGGGGCAGCTCATCCCGCCGCGCCTGGATCATCAGCGCCTCACTAGAGTGCTGGCGCTCCAGCCTGGCTTCCCTGTGACTGTCCCTACTGTCCctactgtctctgtccctgtctctctgctgggGCTCCGACCGGCTGCTCCCCGCCCGGTGGTCTCTGCTGCTGGGCTCACTGTTCAGCCTCTCCCtgcccatcccctccctccccatctcctggAGCACCACCTCGGCCATCACCGGCATCACGGGCGCTGGCTCCATTAACacaatatctctctccctctctctctgctccctctctcgcacctccttctctctcgccttctccagCCTACAGGCCACCAGCATGGGCGTCACCATGTCGTCCATGTGTTTGATCTTAGGCTGCCGGAGGTACTGCGAGGCTTTCACCTCCACTGCGGCGGCTGCCCCAGTCACCAAGCTTGCAGCTATCCCTTTGGCCTCGACCGCGGGGGTGACCAATCCTGCTGCCAACTCTCTGGCTTCAGAGGTGGCAGTCCCAAATCCTGCTGCCACCCCTCGGACCTCCATGGCGGCGGTGGTCCCTAAATTTGTTGCCTCCACAGCGGCTGTTCCCAGCCTGGCTGCCACCCCGACTACACCCCCAGCCACTCCCCCCATCACGGGGATGGCCCGGGCCTCCAGACTGCTGCGGTAGCCACTGGAGCCGTTCATGATGGGGGTGTAGTTGGCTACGGTGGAGCCCAGGCGGCGGGCCACGGAAGAGGGCGATGGTTCCTGGGGGGGCCTTTCGGCTCTGGGCTCGGCCTGCTCGTAAAGGATCCGTCTCATCAGGGGGGAGCCCTGGCTCCGGGCAGGGGATGTCTCCTGGGGGTCCAGGAACACCTTACGACCCAGCAGGGGGGTGGGAGGGAGCTTACTCTGCTCCGCTTTCATCTTCTCCACCTGGAACCAAATCGAGGTTAACTAAACATCAACACTTCATTGTAGAATCTCCTCTACAACCAAATTAAGCATAACGTAAACACGAAGCCATTTGACAAGTCACTTCAAACAATCTGTGCTCTACAACCTCTTGTAAGCAACCAGAAGAAAGACGGCATCAGCTAAGGGGAGTGTTAGTAGGCTAGGGATAGTGACGGACCGTGGTGAGGCGTCGTAGCGAGCTGAAGCGCTCCTCCCAGGTGGCGGCGGCCTTGCGGAAGGCCTCGTGGCGGCGGATGAGCTGCTCCACCTCGTCCACGCTGGCGCCCAACTCCTTGCTGTTGATGAAGGGCTCCTGGGCTGTGAGCCAGGCCTCGGCCACCACCGCTTCCTGGGCAAACTGGTGCACCTCCAGCACtgaggcagaggagaaagaggaactcAGTGTCTGAGAACAATTGGAATCAAATTGTAGCTTACTGTGGTTCAAACTCTATTATGGAATGCCTTGGGATAATATCATTTAGAGACTTGAGGTGCCAGGTACTAGAGTAGTTCCATTCAGGTGAAGTCAGAGGGACTCACTGTGCTGCAGGACCTCCCAGTGTTTGTCCCATTTCTCAGACAGCTCGTACTGCTTGGCCACCACCGTATCCAGCTTCTCCTTGATCTAAAAAGACATAGCATTTCCATTGAGTTTAATCTAAACTAGTGACTGTAAATGTCATCTAAACTACAGTACCATCCTCCATGTTCTATGGCAGAACCCTGTCAACAGTGCTGTTAcctcctcagcagcagggttGCGCGCGGCCAGCAGCGTCTTGCCCATCTCGATGCACTGCAGCACACTCTTACTGCGCGCCTCCACCTCGCTCTTCAAGCTCTGGTGGTAGTTCATCAGTACCTCCACTGAGGACACATCCCTGAAAGGACCAGAGAGTCCAGAGCCCGTTATATCGCTGGAGGGAATGCTGACAGTGAAGGAGAAGAGCACAGGGTTACCCACCATGGAAGACAAGGGCCAGAAAATAACACTATTTTAAAACTCGCTCACAGTGCATTGCTTTGACATTTTTCATTATCATTTTTTGCTCTGTGttttctgtgctctctctctctctctctgcatctcttggTGCAGCTCTCCATATTTGGCATTTCCGTAACATAAATGAGTTCCGTTTTGAGTTATATTATGATAAGGTACTAAAATCAAAACAGGCCCCTGAACTTGCAGCTCAATCCCATCTGGTAGACGGACAGAGGGATGACACAGAGCAGTATGAGATACACCATAAATACAAACTGTAAATATAGATATTTCATTGAATGTTTAACGAATGCCCCATTCACATAAAAAAAATCTTCCAGTAAAGAGATACACAACTTCGTTTTGGATTCTAGCTGAAGTACATTATGCATCTTTCAGCCTCTCCTAGGTGTTGAACTAAGGTTGCTAGGCCTATAGTATTTTCAACAAAAGGGTCAACTTTTTTCAcccttcttttttttctcttgctCACCTCACTTTAATAGAAAGTGTATGCCTCAACCATAAATATACAATTGTGACCCCAATTGTATACCTTGGATTGTCCCCTGTGCCGATCTGAGAGATGATGCTGTCCATCCACATGATCTGGTCTCGCACCACCCCGAAGAACCGCAGCTTGTCTGTTGCCGTGGTGATCTGCACTCGGCACTCCTCGCAGGAAGTCAAGAGCTCCTTCCAGCAATGCATCACTTCCTGTTCCCGGCCGGCGATGGCCTCAGCCTTCTGCCCGGCGTAGATGGTCCGGAGCTGACCCGCACTCTCCTGGAGCtgcctcacctggacacagacaGACGGGTGATAATTACATAGGAATGCCTAAAAACACTGCAAAGATTACTGTAGTAATGTGAAGAGAAATGTAATGTGACGTGTTACCACATTGACTGCTTGTTTTGTTCAGTCTTCCTTTCTTAGCCTTATGTGCACGTAAAATAAAGTGACAGTGGGCGGGGCCTCACCTGAGTGACGAGCAGCTGGATGTCGTGCTCGAAGCTCTGCATGAGCCTCTGCAGGGTGCTGGTGTTGGCGGTGCCACCCTGGCGCGCCCGCACCTCGGGCAACCTCCGCTGCTTATCATCGATTTGGGCCAAGACCTGCAGCACAATGCGATAACGGTCCATCAGAGACACAACAAAACACGACACAGACCTGTATCCCTTGGTACTTCTTGTGGTAGAAACGCTACCTCGCGGCAGTCGGTGAAGAACTTGTGGAGCTGGTGCGAGGCGGCCAGCATCTGTGCCCGGGTCTCCATGAGCTCCAGGAGGTCGGCCCAGGCCTCGTTCACGCCGTCCTTCCACTCGGCGATGGTGGCGGCGTCGGCGTGGCCGTAGTCGATCAGCTCGTCCACCATCTGGTTAACCGCCGTCACACGCTCCTGACCCAGACTGCCCGTCTCCGACGCAAACTCTGTGAACTTCTCCTGCAGGAtctgaagggaggaggaggagagaggaggagaggaatgaaggGATGATCAATATCTGTTTGGCCAAGCTAAGCACTGTTGCTAAAACGGTAATGGGCTACTTAGAAAAACTAAATCCATTGAAATACATGCTACTTCCTTACTAAGCAAGAATACAGTGTACTGTATACCATTCTTTGAGCCATATCAACTCTGTtgccaacagtctttagacacaCGCTATAACAATAGAGGCCATATagcagagcaacttacagtcatgcagGAATTCAttttctacgtatgggtggtcccaggaatcgaacccacaatcctggcgttgcaagcgccaatgctctacaaactgagcgaCAGAGGACTAAGAGGATTATCAGATTGTTGAATGTTTTGTCCATTCAGGTCCCACTGACCGTGACGTGTTCAAAGTCCTGTCCCAGTTCTGGCGAGCTGGCCACCACCTCCCTCTCAGCGATCCACTGCTCCAGCTCGTCCACCTCGCGGTTGAGCTGGTAGAGCCAGTACTGCTGCTCCAGACGAGACtttctctcctccaccaggtcCTTCAGAGACACGTACAGCCGGTCCATCTGACACTGACGCTTACTGATCTGctcactgagacacacacacaccagagacagtTGTTAGAGACGAATAGTAAACACAGGGTAAAATTGAGGGGTAATGTGTGGGAGCTGAGATCCTGCAGTGAAACTAATTTGGACATGTAAAACCATGAGCTGCTGTTGAGTTTCCGGAAGGAGTAAATGTGAGGAGGATAAGACTTACAAAGCAAACTGAACAACATGAGAACGACATGGACAACCCATAAAAAAACAATACCCTACTAGTGCAGAGATACAGGTCTAGCATCGACTAACAGCTAAGAGCTAAGATGATAGCGCCGTTAGCATCGACACCAGAGACAGAGAAGTATTACGGACCCAGTGCTGACCCTGATGTCACCATGATTCACTCTGCTGCCATAACAGAGCAACAGGAGTCTATGACTGGCCTACTTTACTGTGCTGTACTACCTCCTCTAGAGGGGTTATGTCATTCAAGCAGTCTGCCATTCACTACCGGGTTACTCCTCAGCACCCAGTAGACATAGAGTGTAGAGGCCCTGGATCCTCTTCAATCAAGTCACAAAATGAGATCCATAGTTATCATATATGGGATTtcctttgatttttttttttaggcaGTATTTTAAATGTGCATTTCATGGCACACTCACTTTACAGCTACTATAATCAACGTTCGATCCCACGAAAGTCTTGGTGTGGTGTAGCGTGGTGAAAGGTTTGTGGGGCACTAACACTGACCTGTCTGGATGTCCCATCTCCAGTAGCTGCCTGCACTGCTGGGAGAGAAGGCCTATCGTCTCAGCGTAGTCCTCTATCGTCTGCTCCAGTACCAGGTGCTTCTTCAGTAGCTGCAGGGTGCTGGGCTCATCCTGAAGGGGAGGCCACAACACTCTTGACAGTCCATTCTCACAAACTTCAAAATGCTAACAATTCAAGGGGAGTGTTCATCACAGGAGGTTGgaggcaccttaattggggaggacgggttcgtggtaatgactggagcggaattggTAGAATGGTAtcgaacacatggtttccaggtgtttgatgtcattccatttGCTCCTTTCCGGCCGTTAttttgagccgtcctcccctcagcggCCTCGACTGGTGTTCATGTACAGTTGCTGATGTCTGGAGGGACACAATGACATTGTACTACACCTATGCACATACAACTTTTCCCTCTTCCAAAAAGCCAATCATCTTACTGTAAAAAGGTAACTGGGCAGATTAAGTACATCAGCGCCTGGtgatttttttattaaaaaaaatatatatttgaccttttatttaactaggcaagtcagttaagaacaaattcttattttcaatgacggcctaggaacagtgggttaactgcctgttcaggggcagaacgacagatttgtaccttgtcagctcaggggtttgaacttgcaaccttccggttactagtccaacgctctaaccactaggctaccctgccgccccattggcTTATTCGCCGCCTACCTTTCCCTTTTCCTCGTTCATCATGTGCAGCTCCTGTTCGCTGAGCCAGGCCTCCACCTCGGCCGTGTCAAAGTAGTACTGCTGGGCCTGGTACATGGCATCCAGCACCAGCTGTCTTCTCTCCGTCTCGGCCCACAGCAGACCCCACAGCCCATTGAGCTGCTCCAGGCCCGCCCGCACACAGTCAGCCTCGGGGCTGCGGATGGAGGCGATGACATTAGCTCTTTCCAGGACGTCCTCCACCCTCGCCCGATGGCCCTGTAGCTCCCTCTGCAGAGTCTGGGGGGGGGACAGAAAGACGATgtccagatagatagatagacatatACTGTAAAGATGTGGTTATCCTCAGCTAGCTGCCACACACCTGGTTCTTCTTCATGAGCTGCTGCACAGCCTGTAGGCTGGAGCCGTGCTCCTGAGACGTGGCGGCAGGCAGCCGCTCCTGCACCCACAGCTGCAAACACATCACAGGTTAAACTAGCAAAGAAGCACCTGCAAACTCTGGTAACTGTTCTAGGTTTATCACCAGCATGGTATTGCATCAGTTTAGAGTTACATGCATCTTTCTTCAAGATAAatcttcaacaacaaaaaaaggggGGTTAGTCGCCGACTTAAGCAACACTTCAACCCTTGACGATGACACTTGTAAGTCACACTTTTAGAAGCAAATGTATGCGCGAAGTGGTCTGAGTAGACTGGGGGAGGTGTGCGGGTGTTCTCTAAGTGTCTGTaagtgtgcgtggtgtgtgtgggtaTAATCGGAGGACGATCAGGACGGCCACTCACTATCTCGTCCTCCAGGTCCCGGCCCACTTGGTGAACCTCCTTGGAGGCCAGAAGGATGCGCCGGCGCTCCTTGAGCGGCTCGATGAGGCGGACGATGCGCGTCTCCACGGCGGACTGGCGCTCGCTGACCGTGTCCATGACCTGGCCCTGCTGGGGGACGGAGGCCGCCGCCACCTGCAGCTCCCCCACCTCCTTATACCACTCCTCCATCTGACACTCCATCgtctggagagagggagcgaggggatgcgagagggagtgagagaggaggtagaatgGAAGCAAAGGGGAATGGAATTGAAGCGTTTGAGGAGGGGCgagtgaaggaaggagggagaaaggataGGTTAGGAAATAAAGAGCGGGAGGGAGGAAGTCCATGGGACAGCGAGACGCCTGGTGAGTATTGAGGGGATACATTGGTTCATCTATCGATCCCCTCTCACCAAAATATCCGGACAACATCCAACTCAGGAGTCAGCCACTGATGGATTTCCATAAAGGTGTACATGATCAGTTGCTCtactggtcagtctgtcataacAATTCATGAGAAGATCACCAGGGAGGTGAAGTAGTGTCACTGAGGATAACTACTTTGAAAAGTGGGCCAGATGCAAAGAGTTGTTACATGGGTGCCATGGTAAAGTGAATTAGAGTAGGAGGCAGAATGAGGCCGATCAATCCCTTACGAATTCACATGACGATTTGACTTTGGGAATTCTTAGGAATTGGGAGGAAAAGAGCCTTCGGGACGGCTGCCTCGGTACCTTCTATCTGGTTAAAATGAATCCCCTGACATTCTCAGAGACACATATCAGAGACTAGCACGAGAATAATCACACTTTCTATTGGCTTGCACAAATGTTACACCATTGAATcacaaataaaacaaaaaatgGGAACAttatttctaattttgacagaaatgGTCCTTGAATTAATACACAGGACCATTTCTtagtctcacacagacacacacagtggagtGGAGATTTTCATACATTTCCATATGAAGCCAAATGTTAGAGATTCCGGGGTGAGACAGTGATTCTGCTCACACCATACATAGATCACAGGGAGAACAGCGGGACAGGATGAGACCGTGATTCTGCTCACACCATAGATCACAGGGTGAACAGCGGGACAGGATGAGACAGTGATTCTGCTCACACCATAGATCACAGGGTGAACAGCGGGACAGGATGAGACAGTGATTCTGCTCACACCATAGATCACAGGGAGAACAGCGGGACAGGATGAGACAGTGATTCTGCTCACACCATAGATCACAGGGAGAACAGTAGGACAGGATGAGTGAGTGGTAGTGGCTGGAAGGAAGCAGAAAGAAAAGGACAAAAATACTAGCATTAAAGTATAAAGAGGGATAAAAGAAATAAATTAAGAGAGAAAAGggaaaggacaggaaaggaaaggaagaaagaaaggaaggaaggaagtaagGAAAGGAAGGAATTAAAGGAAAATAAAGGAAAGAAAATGAAAGATTAGAGTACCCATGAGAGAAATGAACTGAAGTGAAAAGGTTACTGTACCCCTGGATGGAGGTTGGGTGGTGGAGCATACTGTACACAAAGCACAATTACAGGCTGAAAGGGAACTGTAAGCAGCCCTTAGGGGCAGCATGCTGttggagaggagaatgagagacgCATGATGAACTGATAAGATGTATGGACCCAGTAGTAGTGACAGAACAGAGGTAGAGCTTCCTGGACAGGAAAAAAACCTGAACCACCTCCTACTGTATAGGTTGTTCACACAGAACAACCCTAGGTTTTTGTATATAGAGATACACTGCGATATTCAACTTTAACCTACATTTTCATTATGTACGACAATAGCTTCATCATACCCAAAAATATTCCCAACTGATCACAAAACCAAAAACTGTAACAGTAGTTGGACCATATATTGAAGAGGAA from Oncorhynchus keta strain PuntledgeMale-10-30-2019 chromosome 18, Oket_V2, whole genome shotgun sequence harbors:
- the LOC118396821 gene encoding spectrin beta chain, non-erythrocytic 4-like isoform X5, whose translation is MLMARDTSRDETQKLHKKWLKHQAFMAELAQNKEWLEKIEREGQQLIQEKPELGPVVRRKLGEIHECWQDLESTTQAKARQLFEANQADLLVQSYTSLDHQLHQLEGQLGYVDQGQDLTSVNKQLKKLQTMECQMEEWYKEVGELQVAAASVPQQGQVMDTVSERQSAVETRIVRLIEPLKERRRILLASKEVHQVGRDLEDEILWVQERLPAATSQEHGSSLQAVQQLMKKNQTLQRELQGHRARVEDVLERANVIASIRSPEADCVRAGLEQLNGLWGLLWAETERRQLVLDAMYQAQQYYFDTAEVEAWLSEQELHMMNEEKGKDEPSTLQLLKKHLVLEQTIEDYAETIGLLSQQCRQLLEMGHPDSEQISKRQCQMDRLYVSLKDLVEERKSRLEQQYWLYQLNREVDELEQWIAEREVVASSPELGQDFEHVTILQEKFTEFASETGSLGQERVTAVNQMVDELIDYGHADAATIAEWKDGVNEAWADLLELMETRAQMLAASHQLHKFFTDCREVLAQIDDKQRRLPEVRARQGGTANTSTLQRLMQSFEHDIQLLVTQVRQLQESAGQLRTIYAGQKAEAIAGREQEVMHCWKELLTSCEECRVQITTATDKLRFFGVVRDQIMWMDSIISQIGTGDNPSIPSSDITGSGLSGPFRDVSSVEVLMNYHQSLKSEVEARSKSVLQCIEMGKTLLAARNPAAEEIKEKLDTVVAKQYELSEKWDKHWEVLQHMLEVHQFAQEAVVAEAWLTAQEPFINSKELGASVDEVEQLIRRHEAFRKAAATWEERFSSLRRLTTVEKMKAEQSKLPPTPLLGRKVFLDPQETSPARSQGSPLMRRILYEQAEPRAERPPQEPSPSSVARRLGSTVANYTPIMNGSSGYRSSLEARAIPVMGGVAGGVVGVAARLGTAAVEATNLGTTAAMEVRGVAAGFGTATSEARELAAGLVTPAVEAKGIAASLVTGAAAAVEVKASQYLRQPKIKHMDDMVTPMLVACRLEKAREKEVREREQRERERDIVLMEPAPVMPVMAEVVLQEMGREGMGRERLNSEPSSRDHRAGSSRSEPQQRDRDRDSRDSRDSHREARLERQHSSEALMIQARRDELPQEVWRERAERKERKLERQTSSEQEGHGHEGRRKDRHRTERQESSEHDTAKEQSDRRSTEKKSGGQTLFDIVEQLKEREAATARGEVSKVPNGVPEKSSGRPDRPRARDRPKPRRRPRPKDPSAGEATTRRSRSAPEPGVAQGVSPSVPQPPSHTAHHEGFLFRKLDIETMRKSSNSRSWVNLYCVLNKGEIGFYKDAKNTATPYNNEPMLNLGHCHCDVTLGYKKKKNVFTLKTKDGSEFLFHAKDESQDDLKAWTTNINKSIAEHEEIAKWGQPQPTTSSTDEGTRRDGSKADNKSDRGERPERAERSERSDKGETKSDTKRSEKSSKKK